In a single window of the Pseudanabaena sp. BC1403 genome:
- a CDS encoding HNH endonuclease yields MQSINQYEPEVLRQSVVVFSQNYLPVSRINIKRAIALLVTGRAEPLELMSQQTWQVVSPKLVLQVPEHIRLTLTKSERFWRVPPVARREILRRDNHTCQYCGSTKKLTLDHVIPRAKGGLNTWENVVIACEPCNNRKGNRTPHEANMTLRTKPKAPMHPTVAFAEQFWRSQQEINSG; encoded by the coding sequence GTGCAATCTATCAACCAATATGAACCAGAAGTATTGAGGCAATCGGTAGTCGTGTTTTCGCAAAACTATCTACCAGTGAGCCGTATCAATATCAAACGGGCGATCGCTTTGCTAGTCACAGGTCGTGCCGAACCTTTGGAACTAATGAGCCAACAAACTTGGCAAGTTGTTTCTCCTAAACTCGTCCTGCAAGTGCCAGAACATATCCGTCTGACTCTGACTAAATCAGAACGGTTTTGGAGAGTTCCACCCGTTGCCCGTAGAGAAATTTTGCGTCGTGACAATCACACTTGCCAATATTGTGGCAGTACCAAAAAGCTGACGCTCGATCACGTCATTCCCCGCGCTAAGGGTGGATTGAACACTTGGGAAAATGTCGTCATTGCTTGTGAACCTTGCAATAACCGTAAGGGAAATCGCACGCCTCACGAAGCCAATATGACTTTGCGGACTAAGCCCAAAGCCCCGATGCATCCTACCGTTGCCTTTGCCGAACAATTCTGGCGATCGCAACAAGAAATAAACAGTGGATAG
- a CDS encoding sigma-70 family RNA polymerase sigma factor, whose amino-acid sequence MAAKILVICCNRYSQPFLSRESNMSLKRQKLRDKFSTFLRIQAAQAHDYVWIVDVKLRRSIDAVLTLEKYSDAIEEEIVRSFLTSLRNPDQRIVQISRSHLVAYLQETCFFVSQKLCINMGKKDALRDAFGFANETICRLGFLENYTPTKKAKLSTYAGRAIRNKLLDLLTSSDGRSDWGEFYHLSTKELKENLLLINFPSRRNEEDYVYIHKFYKQICLPSGTNETRTEPTSEHLQSICDLYNSTVSKTKENFVAIVPKVVLAIMEQCIKSIRNTEQNLGNLASLDQPVKGGNYDDESSILMDKISEHSDSSDDGESELSELERLQSELVNIVDQEITSLNTEQELIFILLYGFGCKTIKTGKILGVNQGTISRHHREKFYNPIFDKCANFCKQQVNSLCISDPEWGETLKEWLKKSLNSSCRFRLFGLLDALVKSHLQNEEQLLHQFQNSTEWIIAMGETPISITVGLVVNYIRREFKVNQSCEPIIPEITEFIIAWLHDRPTN is encoded by the coding sequence ATGGCAGCTAAAATATTAGTGATATGCTGCAATCGTTACAGTCAGCCATTTTTGAGTAGGGAAAGCAACATGAGCTTAAAGCGGCAAAAATTACGGGACAAATTTTCAACTTTTCTTCGTATCCAAGCTGCACAAGCACATGATTATGTTTGGATAGTAGATGTAAAGCTTCGCCGCAGTATTGATGCAGTGCTTACTTTGGAGAAATACTCTGATGCTATTGAAGAAGAGATAGTTCGCTCCTTTCTAACAAGCCTACGCAATCCAGACCAGCGCATTGTTCAAATAAGTCGATCACATCTAGTTGCTTATTTGCAAGAAACTTGTTTTTTCGTCAGCCAAAAACTATGTATTAACATGGGAAAAAAGGATGCTCTGAGAGATGCGTTTGGTTTTGCTAACGAAACGATTTGCAGATTAGGATTTTTGGAAAACTATACGCCCACAAAAAAAGCTAAGCTTAGCACCTATGCAGGTAGAGCTATCAGGAATAAATTACTCGACTTGTTAACTAGTTCAGACGGAAGGAGTGATTGGGGGGAATTTTATCATTTATCTACAAAAGAGTTAAAAGAGAATCTACTTTTAATAAACTTTCCATCTCGCAGGAATGAGGAAGACTATGTTTACATTCATAAATTTTATAAACAGATTTGCCTACCATCAGGTACCAATGAGACAAGAACAGAGCCAACTAGCGAGCATCTACAGTCAATCTGTGACCTATATAACAGTACTGTCTCTAAAACCAAAGAAAATTTTGTAGCAATCGTTCCTAAAGTTGTGTTAGCGATTATGGAACAATGTATAAAATCTATTCGCAATACAGAACAAAACCTAGGCAATCTAGCTAGTTTAGATCAACCAGTTAAAGGTGGTAATTATGATGATGAAAGCAGTATATTGATGGATAAAATTTCAGAGCATTCAGATTCAAGTGATGATGGGGAATCTGAGCTATCGGAACTGGAGCGATTACAATCAGAACTAGTAAATATCGTTGACCAAGAAATTACATCTTTAAATACAGAGCAAGAATTAATTTTTATCCTACTCTATGGCTTTGGTTGCAAGACAATCAAAACTGGCAAAATTCTCGGTGTCAATCAAGGAACAATTTCAAGGCATCATCGGGAGAAATTCTACAACCCGATTTTTGATAAATGCGCAAACTTCTGTAAGCAACAAGTAAATAGTTTATGTATAAGTGATCCTGAGTGGGGCGAAACGCTGAAAGAGTGGCTAAAAAAATCCCTTAATTCATCCTGTAGATTTAGGCTTTTTGGTCTATTAGATGCACTGGTTAAATCTCATTTGCAGAACGAAGAGCAATTATTGCATCAATTCCAAAATTCAACAGAATGGATAATAGCAATGGGAGAAACGCCAATCAGCATAACTGTAGGTTTAGTGGTTAATTATATTCGGCGAGAGTTTAAAGTTAATCAATCTTGTGAACCTATAATTCCTGAAATCACTGAATTCATTATAGCTTGGTTACATGATCGCCCTACCAACTAA
- a CDS encoding alr0857 family protein yields MLKLTYTDAGLYLERLDISLEEFVSNRVLLSLRSGLSIHVESSRAAFLLTADVVDLLLLKSVMSDCLSNKLSVDRVDDCYVEVCFSGTWISSDLRAEEGTLVTALGDRVECYLHKLWKISESTLTFAN; encoded by the coding sequence ATGTTGAAACTCACTTACACTGATGCAGGGCTGTATTTAGAGAGATTAGATATCTCTTTAGAGGAGTTTGTCTCAAATCGAGTTTTACTCAGTTTGCGCTCTGGCTTGTCAATCCATGTCGAATCCAGTCGAGCAGCATTTCTACTAACTGCGGATGTTGTTGATTTGTTGTTATTAAAGTCCGTAATGTCTGATTGTCTCTCTAATAAGCTTAGTGTAGATAGAGTTGACGATTGCTATGTTGAGGTTTGCTTTAGTGGCACTTGGATTTCTAGCGATCTTCGCGCCGAAGAAGGAACTCTTGTAACTGCATTAGGCGATCGCGTTGAGTGCTATTTGCACAAGCTCTGGAAGATCAGCGAGTCCACTTTGACATTCGCAAATTGA